Within Prosthecodimorpha staleyi, the genomic segment CCGATCGGCAGCCTCTCGACCAATTTCGAGCGCTTCAAGCATCCGCCCTACGGCGTCGGCGGCGGCCGCCCCGGCTCGCTCAGCCGCACCACGGTGACGCGGGCCGACGGCAGCGTCGAGGCGCTGCGCTCCAAGGTATCCGGGGTGCCGATCCGGGCCGGCGACGTGATCACCATCGAGACCTCGGGCGGCGGCGGCTGGGGCGATCCTGCAGAGCGTCCCGCCGTACGGATCGCCGCCGATCTGGCCGACGGCATGGTGACGCCGGCCGGTGCGGCTCGCTACGGCACCGAACTTGGCGAGGCCGCCGAATGAGCACCCCCGGAAAGACCCCCGTCGCCACCGTGCGCCTGACCCTGGCCGAGGTCGAGGACCTGACCTTCCGCGCGCTCGCCGCCTCCGGCCTCGGCCCGACGCAGAACCGCGCGGTCACCGCCTCGGTCGTCGATGCCGAGGCCGAGGGGGTGCACAGCCACGGCCTCGCCCGCCTGCCGACCTATTGCGAGCATGCCCGTTGCGGCAAGATCGACGGCCGAGCCGAACCCCTGCTGACCCGGCCGGCACCCGGCCTCGTCCGGGTCGATGCCGCCGACGGCTTCGCCCATCCGGCGATCGACCTGGGCCTGCCGGCGCTGTTCGAGGCGGCCGGGCACCAGGGCGTGGCGGCGATGGCGGTGACGCGGTCCTACAATTGCGGCGTGGTCGGCTACCATGTCCGGCGCATCGCCGAGGCCGGCTTCCTGGCGCTGGGCTTCGTCAACGCCCCCGCATCGATCGCACCGGTCGGCGGCACCGTCCCGGTCTTCGGCACCAATCCGATCGCGCTCGCCGTGCCGCGCGCCGCGGGCGGACCGCTGGTGCTCGACCAGTCGTCGAGCGTGGTCGCCAAGAGCGAGATCGTGGTGCATCGCCAGCGCGGGGAGGCGATCCCGCCCGGCTGGGCGCTCGATCGCGACGGGCATCCCACCACCGATCCGGCGGCGGCGCTCGACGGCGGCACCATGGTGCCGACCGGCGGCCACAAGGGCGCCGGCCTCGCCTTCCTGGTGGAGATCATGGCCGCCTGGATGACCGGCGCGAGCCTGTCGGTCGATGCGTCCTCCTTCGCCGACAATTCGGGCGGCCCGCCGCGCACCGGCCAGTTCTTCCTGGCCGTGGCGCCCGGCCCGATCGCCGGCGAGGCGGCCGAGGCCCGGCTCGCCCGGCTCCTGGCGGCGATCGCCGACCAGCCCGGCGCCCGCCTGCCGGGGACACGGCGCGCCGCAGCACGCGCCCGGACGGCAGCCGAAGGCGTCTCGATCCCGGAGGCGCTGTACGGGCGTCTGCTGGTCTATGCGACAACATCGACCGGTTGACCGGTCGGGTCCGGACCTGCCGTACATGGCACATTTGCTGCACAGCAGCGCCGGGCGTTGCGCGACCCCATTCCATGCGAGAGCATCCAATTCGTACTTTCCGGGAGGTCGGACGTTGACAGCGCGGTGACACGAACCTAGCCTTCCTTTAGCTTTGAAATATCCGCGCGGCGCCGACGGGCCGCACCGGACCGGGGGGCTTGCCATGTCGACGACGCCGATCAGGATTGCGGTGCTGGGGGGTGGCAACGGATCCTATGCGGCTGCGGCCGATCTGAGCGAGGCCGGCCACGAGGTGCGCTTCTGGCGGCCGAATCGCGAGGCCTTCGCGCCGGTCCTGGAGACCGGGCGGATCACTCTCAAGGACGCCCAAGGCCGCCGCGAGGTGGCGATCGCCCGGCCGACGGCCGAGATCGGCGAGGCCGTCGCCGGGGCCGATCTGATCCTGGCGCCGGTACCGGCCTCCGCGCAGGCCGAGCTCGCCCGCGCGCTCGCCCCGCATGTCGCCGACGGCCAGACGATCTATCTGCCGCCGGGCACCTTCGGCTCCTATCTGATGGCCAAGGTCATGCGCGAGGCCGGCAACCGGGCCGATTTCGCGATTGCCGAGACCGGCACGCTGCCCTGGCTGACCCGCAAGCACGGCCCGGCCGAGGTGGCGATCACCACCCGCGCGACGCGCCTGCCGACCGGCGTCTTCCCGTCGCGCCTCGCCGCGCCGGCGCTGGCGGCGATCTCGGCGGCCTTTCCGGGTGCGATCGAACCGATCGAGGATGCCCTGTCGGCCGCGCTGATGAATGCCGGGCCGATCATCCATCCGCCGCTGATCCTGATGAATGCCGGCCCGATCGAGCATTTCGACCGCTGGGACATCCACAACGAGGGCACCCAGCCGTCGATCCGGCGGGTACATGGCGCGCTCGATGCGGAGCGGATGGCGGTGCGCGAGGCGCTCGGCTACGGCGCGCCGCATTTCCCGCTCGCGGATCACTACGAGACCTCGAACTGGATGTACGGCAATTTGGCTCATGACAAGCTGGTCGCCTCCAAGGACTGGCACGAGCGGCTGAACCTGAAGGATCACCGCTACCTGACCGAGGACGTGAAGCTCGGCCTCGCCTTCCTGGTCTCGGTGTGCCGCTGGGCCGGCGTGCCGTCGCCGGTCGCGGCCGGCCTGCTGGCGATCGCGGGCGCGGCCGCGGGCGAGAACTTCCTGGAGACCGGGCGCACCCTGGACGGGCTCGGTCTCGCCGGCCTGTCGCAAGCCGCCATGGCGCAGCTGCTCGCCGAAGGACTGCCGGCATGACCGGCGCCCCGGCCAGGATCGCCTGCATCGGCGCGGGCCGGATGGGTCGCGGCATGGCCCATGCGTTCGCATATGCCGGACATGACGTGGTGCTGGTCGACGCCAAGCCGCGCGACGCGGCCGCCCATGCGGCGCTCGCCGCCGAGGCGCTCGGCGAGATCCGGGCGAGCCTCGGCCAGCTGGCCGGTCTCGGCGCCTTCGAGGCCGCCGCCATCGAACCGATCATGGCGCGCATCCGCGTCGTTGCGCTCGACGATGCGGCGGCGGCGCTGGCCGACTGTCCCTTCGTGTTCGAGGGCGTCCCGGAGACGCGCGAGGCCAAGGCCTCGGCCCTGGCGCTGATCGACGCGATCGCCCGACCAGACGCGATCGTCGCCTCGACCACCTCGACCTTCCTGTCGACCGATCTTGCCGGGCTGACCGCCCATCCTGAGCGGTTCCTCAACGCCCACTGGCTGAATCCGGCCTATCTGGTTCCGCTGGTCGAGGTCAGCCCGTCGCCCGCGACCGACCCGGCCGTCACCGCCGCCATGCTGCGTCTGCTCGAGGGGGCCGGCAAGATGCCGGTCGTCTGCGCGGCCTCGCCGGGCTACATCGTGCCGCGCATCCAGGCTCTGGCCATGAACGAGGCCGCCCGCCTGGTCGAGGAGGGCGTGGCGACGGCCGAGGATGTCGACAAGGCCGTGCTCTACGGCTTCGGCTTCCGCTTCGCCGTGCTCGGCCTGATCGAGTTCATCGACTGGGGCGGCGGCGACATTCTCTACTATGCCAGCCGCTATATGCGCCAGGCGACCGGCGAGGAGCGTTTCGCCGCCCCCGCCGTGATCGAGCGCAACATGGCGGAGGGCCGCATCGGCCTGAAGACCGGCCGCGGCTTCTACGACTATGCCGGCCGTGATCTCGACGCCTATCGGCGCGAGCGGCTCGGAGCCTTCCTGGCCATGCTCGGCCATCTCGGCCTGACCCGGCCGCCGGTTCTCTAGGGTGTTGGAAGACGGGACCGGCGGCGCCGCACGGCTCCACCGGTCACCGGCGAGAGACGTGAGGAGACACAGCATGGTTCGTGAAGCGCATTCCGTCCAAACCATCGCCCGTCGGGCCGTGTTCGGTCTTGCCGCCGGGCTGATGTTCGCCACCACGCTCGGCGGCAGCCCGGCCAAGGCCGACGAGGTCGTGCTGCGCGCCGTCGCCGCCTTCCCGAAGGCGCTCGCCTTCACCAAGAGCTTCCTCGGCTATGTCGACAAGGTCAATGCGGCCGGCAAGGGCGTCGTGCGCATCGACTTCACCGGCGGCCCGGAGGTCATCCCGCAGAACCAGCAGGTCGATTCCGTGCGCCGCGGCGTGCTCGACATGCATTACGGCCCGGCGAGCTTCTATCTCGGCAAGATGCCCGAGGCGGATGCCTGGGTCGGTGCCACGGTGACCGCCATGGAGGCGCGCAAGAATGGCGGCTTCGCCATCATGCAGAAGGCCTTCGACGAAAAGCTCGGCGTCACCCTGCTCGGACACATCGATTCCGGCATCGGCTTCCACGTCTATCTGCTCAAGGAGCCGAAGCGCACGGCGGATGGCGGCGTCGATCTCAACGGCCTCAAGATCCGCTCGCAGCCGATCTACAAGTCCTTCTTCGAGGATCTCGGCGCGGTCTCGGTCTCGGTGCCGGTGCCGGAGGTCTATGGCGGTCTCGAACGCTCCGTCTTCGACGGCGCCGGCTGGCCGATCATCGGCATCCTGGATCTGAACTGGGACAAGTTCCTGAAGGTCCGCATCGATCCGGGCTTCTATTCGACCGATCTCGGCATCACGATCAATACGGCCAAGTGGAACAGCCTGCCGCAGGCGGCCAAGGACATCCTGACCAAGGCGGCGATCGAATACGAACAGGAATCCTTCGACAACTTCCAGAAGGAGATCAAGGCGACCGACGAGACCGCCCGCTCGCGTGGCCTGACCGTCCTGAAGCTGACCGGGGCGGCCGAGAAGGCTTATCTCGACAAGGCCTATGAGTCCGCCTGGAAGCGCATGAAGGATGCCGGCTCGCCGCATTACGACGCGCTGCGCAAGGCCTACTACACCCGCTGAGGGCCTGATCCGCGGCCGGCCCGGTCCGGCCGCGGCACCTTGTCCTCGCGCGTGGCGCGTCCCGATCCCCTCCAGCCCTGCGAGCCCGCATGCGCCCCGTGTCCCGCACCTACGATGCCCTGATCTACGGCCTCGCCGTCGCGGCCGCGGCCAGCCTCGCCTTCATCACGCTGGCCATCGTGGCCGACGTGATGGTGCGCAATCTCGGCGGCCGGCCGTTCCGCTGGACCAGCGCCACCGTCGAATATGTCCTGCTCTTCTCGACCATGGCGGGCTCGCCCTGGCTGGTGCGCAACGGCGGCCACGTCGCCATCACGACCTTCATCGAGATGCTGCCCAAGGCGCTGCACGACGCGCTCGGCCGCCTGGTGATCCTCTCCTGCGCGGCCATCTCGGGCCTGATCGCCTGGCGGGCGCTGGCGCTCGCACTGGAGGAATACCGCTCCGGCTCGCTCGACATGCGCTCGATCACCCTGCCCGGCTGGCTCACCTACGCCATGATCGGGGTCGGCATGGCGCTGATCGCGCTCGAACTTCTGCGCCTGATCGCCGTCGGCCGCGTCCGCGCGGGCGAAGGCGAGCGGCACTGAGGGGAGGCGGACATGATCGATTGGGCCCTGGCCGCGAGCCTGATGTTCGGCGGCGTGCTCCTCTTCCTCGGCATCGGCATGCCGGTCGCCTTCGCGTTCTTCTCCATCAACATCGTCGGCGTCGTCGTCTTCATGGGCGGCCTCGCCGGAATCGACCAGATGATCGCCAACGCGACCGACGCGGTCACCACCTTCACGCTCGCACCGGTGCCGCTCTTCGTCATCATGGGCGAACTGTTCTTCCATACCGGCCTGGCGATGCGGGTCTTCGACGCGCTCGACAAGTGGATGGGCAACATCCGCGGCCGGCTGACCTACCTGACCATCGGCGGCGGCACGCTGTTCGCGGCGCTGTCGGGCTCCTCGCTCGCCAACACCGCCCTGCTCGGCGCCCTGATGGTGCCGGAGATGCTGAAGCGGGGCTACAAGCCCTACATTATCAACGGGCCGATCCTGTCGACCGGCGGCCTCGCCATGATCATCCCGCCCTCGTCGCTGGCGGTGCTGCTCGCCTCGCTCGCCCGGCTCGATGTCGGTGCACTGCTGATGGCCGGCGTCATCCCGGGCGTGATCCTGGCCAGCATGTATGTCGCCATGGTGCGCATCCAGCTCGCCCTCGATCCCGACGCGGCGCCGGCCTACGACGTGCCGCGCGCCAGCTGGGCGGAGAAGATCCGGGCGCTGGTCGTCAACGTGCTGCCGATGGGCCTGGTCGTCTTCGCGGTGATCGGGCTGATCCTGCTCGGCTGGGCGACGCCGTCGGAAGCGGCCGCCTTCGGCACCGTCTCGGTCGTCGTGCTCGCGATCCTCTATCGCTGCCTGACCTGGACGGCGATCGTCCGCTCGATGAAGGGCGCCCTGGCGGTCACCGCCATGACCTTCTTCATCCTGCTCGGCTCGACCACCTTCTCGCAGATCGTCGCCTATACGGGCGCGACCACCAGCATCATCAAGATCGCGCTCGGCTACGACCTCAGCCCCTATATGCTGCTGCTCCTGATGCTGCTCGCCCTGCTGGTGCTCGGCATGTTCATGGACCAGCTGTCCATGATGATGCTGACCATCCCGATCTTCTTCCCGCTGATCATCCAGCTCGGCTTCGAGCCGATCTGGTTCGGGCTCGTGATGCTGCTGGCGCTCGAACTGTCGCTCGCCACGCCGCCCTTCGGGCTTCTGCTGTTCATCATGGTCGGGGTCGGGCCACCGGGCACGCGGCTCGGCGCGGTCGCGCTGGCGGCGATGCCCTATATCGGCTGCACGCTGCTGCTGATCCTGATCCTGACCGCCTTCCCCGACATCGCACTCTGGCTGCCCAACCATATCGCGAAGTAGCTGGCGTCCTCGTTCTGCGCAGGAATGCCGTCACCATCTCGAAACCCAATCGGACGCCTTGCCGGGGGGAAATCGTCATGACCAAACCGATGCGCATCTGGTATCAGAGCTATGTCGACTACGAGCACGGCAAGACCTACTGGGATCGGTTGCGCCTGCATCTGAAGGACATCGTCGACGAGGGCACGACCGTCGACATCCACGGCATCACGCCGCACGACAACTACGCCCACGCGATCGTCGAACTCCGCTGTGCCCGCGAGGTGATCTGCAACGCTGTCCGGGCCGAGCGGGAGGGCTACGACGCCTTCGTGATCGGGCATTTCCAGGATGCCGGGCTCTACGAGGCGCGCTCGGTGGTCGACATTCCGGTCGTCGCCCTCGGCGAAGCCTCGATGCTCTATGCCGCCCAGCTCGGGCAGCGCACCGGCATCGTGACCATCAACACGCGCTTCATCCCGTGGTTTCACCACCAGATCGGCAAATACGGGCTGAAGGAGCGCGTGACCGGGGTCCACGCCATGCAGTTCGAGCCCGGCCAGATCCTGCGCGCCTACGAATCCGAGGATCTGGCGCGCGAGGTCGAGGCCCTGTTCGAGGCGCAGGCCAAGCCGCTGGTGGCGTCGGGGTGCGACGTGCTCATTCCCGGCGGCGGCATCCCGATGCTGCTGTTCTCAGCGCTGAAGAACCACGCCGTCGACGGCGCACCGGTGATCAACGGCATTCCCATCGTGGTCAAGATGGCCGAGATGGCGGTCAAGCTGCGCCGCCTGACCGGCCTCGGCGCGTCCCGGACCTCGGACTTCATCAAGCCGCCGCCGGAAATCATCGAGGAATTCATGGCCAACCCGAAGGGCCTCTGACCGCGACCCCGGATCGCGCCGCACCGACCGAAGGCGCCCCGCGCTACAGGCCGCCGATCGGGCGGGCGCGGGAGCCGTCGGTGAAGCGGGCGAAGCGATAGGGGACGGGATCGACGATCGGCGGCGCGCCGGTGGCGAGTTCGGCGGCGAGCTGGCCGGCGGCGGGTCCGATGCCGAAGCCGTGGCCGGAGAAGCCGGTCGCGATGACGAGGCCCGGCAGCGCGTCGACGGGCGAGATGACCGGCACGGCATCCGGCGTCGCATCGATGAAGCCGGCCCAGGTCTGTGCAATCCGCGCCTTGGCGAAGCCCGGGAAGGCCGCCGTCAGCCGGCCGAGGCCGCGCTGCAGGGCGGCCCGGTCGGGCTCGGGATCGAGGATGCGGACGCTTTCGAAGACGCTCTTGCGGTCGAGCGGCGCCGGCTTCCAGGTCGCCGCCTCGTCGAAGAAACGGGCGCCGAGGCGGAGCTTGTAGTTGCGGAACTCCATCAGGGCGAGCGGCGCGAAGTCGACGAGAAAACGGAAGCTGTCCGGGGTGATCTCGGCGACGCTCGAATGGCCGTCGGCGATGGTGTAGCCGCCGTCGAGCCGCTTGCGGAAGGCGAAGTCGCCCGCCCACATGGCGGTCTCGGGCAGCCCGTCGAGCGGGTCGGTGCGCAGCACCGAGGAGCGCACCTTCAACTGCGGCAGGCGGATGCCGGCGCCGCGGGCGAGCAGGCTGGTCCAGGCCCCGGCCGCGTAGATCACGGCCTTGCAGCGGATGGTGCCATGCTCGGTGACCACGGCCGAGACGCGGCCGGCGGTGGTCTCGACACCGCGCACCGCGCAGCCCTCGCGCACGATCGCGCCCTTGCGCCGGGCGGACGCCACGATCGCCGGCACCGCCTTTTGCGGCTCCGCCCGTCCGTCCGAGGCCGAATAGAGCCCGCCCGCATAGGCCCGGCCGCCGGGGAAGAGCTCGGCCATCTCGGCCTTGCCGAGAAGGCGGGTATCGAGCCCGTTCGGGCGGGCGCAGTCGTTCAGCCACTGTTCGCGGCGGGCGACCTCGGCCTCGGTCTCGCAGGAATAGCAGATGCCGGAATGGCGGAAGCCGGTCTCGCCGTTGATGCGCCGGTCCATGCCGTCCCACAGCCGGATCGCGTGGTCGACCAGCGGCACCTCGCGCGGATCGCGGCCGGTGACGCGGCACCAGCCCCAGTTCCGGCTCGATTGCTCGCCGGCCAGCACGCCCTTCTCGCACAGGACCGTCGGGATGCCGGCCTCGGCCAGCCAGAGCGCCGCCGAGGCGCCGATGATGCCGCCGCCAACGACGACCACGTCGGTCTCGGGCGGCAGGGCGTGGTCGGTCTCGACCGCTTCGATCGTCGGTCCCATCCTGTCCGGTCCGTCCTGTGCTTGTGAGAGGCGCCGCGCGGTCAAAGGCCCGATCAGGCCCCGGCCTTGCGCTTCGCCTCGAAGATGTAGCCGAGGAAGTTGAGCAGCACCTGGGCGGCGAGGAAACCCGTGATTCCGCTGGGGTCGTATGCGGGCGCGACCTCGACCAGGTCGATGCCGACCACCGCGTGGCTTGCCGCCAGCGCCTGCAGGATCTCCATCACCTCATAGTAGAGGAAGCCGCCATGACTCGGCGTGCCGGTGCCGGGCGCGATCGACGGGTCGAAGCCGTCGATGTCGATGGTCACGTAGACGCGCGCGCCGGCCGGAATGGTCGCCAGCACGGCATCACGGCCGGCCTTGCGCACCTGGCGCACCGACAGGATGGTCGACCCGCGCGACCGGGCGTCCTCGTAGCCCTCGCGGGCGGTCGAGGAGACGTTGCGGATGCCGATCTGGGTCAGGCCGGTGACATGGGCCTGCTCGGCGGCGCGGCGCATCGGGTTGCCGTGGCCCTCCGTCACGCCATGTCGCACGTCGACGAAGTCGAGATGGGCGTCGATCTGCAGGATGTGGATCGGCCCATGCTCCGAGAAGGCGCGGATGCAGGGAATGTTGATGGCATGATCCCCGCCGAGCACCACCGGCAGGGCGCCGGCGGCGAGGATCTTGCGCACCGCCAGTTCGGCATTGGCGTGGCTGCGGACCGTGTCGGTATGGACGATGTCGGCGTCGCCGGCATCGACGATGCGGACCTGGTCGAGCGGCAGGTAGGTGGCGTCGTCCTCGTGGTCGTAGGCGCCGCCATGGCCGAAGGAGAACAGCGTCGAGGCCTCGCGGATGGCGCGCGGCCCGAAGCGGGCGCCGGACCGGTACTGGGTGCCCATGTCGTAGGGAATGCCGAGCACCGCCACGTCGGCGTCGATGGCGTCCCAATCGGTGACGATCGGGCGCTTGCCGAAGGTGCAGTGACCGACGAAGGGCAGGTCGAGGCGGCCCTTTTCGTAGCCGTGGCTCATGGGATGGGGCTCCGGAATGGGGGGATCAGCGGCCGCGGGCAAGGCGCTCCGAGCGGCGGCGCAGCAGTTCGAGCGTCGTCATCAGGAGGGCGGCGAAGACGATCAGGAAGGTGGCGGCGGCGGTGATGGTCGGCGAGATCTGCTCGCGGATGCCGGAGAACATCTGCCGCGGCAGCGTCCTCTGCTCGGGGCTCGCCAGGAACAGCGCGACGACGACCTCGTCCCAGGAGGTGACGAAGGCGAACAGCGCGCCGGAGACCACGCCGGGCGCGATGATCGGCAGGGTCACGATCCGGAACACCGTCCAGGGCGCGGCGCCGAGGCTGGCGGCGGCGCGGGTCAGCGAGCGGTCGAAGCCGGTCAGCGTCGCCGTGACGGTGATCACCACGAAGGGCGTCGACAGCGCCGTATGGGCCAGGATCAGGCCGAGATAGCTGTTGTTGAGGCCGACCAGCGCATAGGCGAAATACATCGCCACGGCGGTGATGACCACCGGCACGACCATCGGGGAGATCAGGATCGACATGATCAGCCCGCGATAGGGCAGGTTGCCGCGCGACAAGCCGAGGGCGGCGAGCGTGCCGAGGGTGGTCGCCAGCAGCGTCGAGGCGAAGCCGACGATGGCGCTGTTCTTGATCGCCACCACCCAGCGCTCGTTGCCGAAGAAGTCCTCGTACCAGCGCAACGAGAGCCCCGGCAGCGGATAGGTGAACCACGGCTCGCTCGAGAAGGAGAGCGGCACGATGACCAGGATCGGCGTCACCAGGAAGATGAAGACGAGGACGCAGAAGCCGAGATAGGCGGCGTGGGTCAGGCGCTCGCCGCGCGAGGCATAGGACGGAAGAGCCATGTCGCTACCCGAGCTTGACCTTGTCGATGCCGACGAGGCGGTTGAAGATCGCGTAGAACACCATGGTCACCGCCAGGAGCACGGCGCCGAGTGCCGAGGCCTGGCCCCAGTTCAGCTCGCGGTTGGTGTAGAGCGCGACGAAATAGCTGATCATCTGGTCGAGCGGACCGCCGACCAGGGCCGGGGTGATGTAATAGCCGAGCGACAGGATGAAGGTGAGCAGGCAGCCGGCGCCGACCCCGGGCAGCGTCTGCGGCATGTAAACCCGCGTGAAGGCATAGACCGGGCCGGCACCGAGAGAGCGCGCAGCGCGCATATGGGCCGGCGAGATGCCCTTCATCACGCTGTAGATCGGCAGCACCGTGAACGGCAGCTGGATGTGGGTCATCGCCAGGACGGTGCCGAAGCGATTGTAGATCAGCTGGATGCGCTCATCGAGCAGCCCGAGCCAGACCATCACGTCGTTGAGCACGCCGTTGGTCTGCAGGAGCACCACCCAGGCGGTGGTGCGCACCAGGATCGAGGTGGTGAAGGGCAGCAGCACCAGGAGCATCAGGAGATTGGCGTGGCGCGGCGGCAGGCTCGCCAGCAGATGGGCGATCGGATAGCCGAGCACCAGCGTCGAGACCGTCACCAGGAGGCTGATCCAGAGCGTGCGGAACAGCACGTCGAGGAAGATCGCCTGGTCTGGCACCTGGCGGGTCAGGGCGCCGGTCTGGTCGAGGCGCAGGTCGACGGCGGAGAGCAGGTAGAACGCCGTCATCGGCTGGCCGATCCGCTTCAGCGCCGACCAGAAGACCGGGTCAGTCCATTGCGGGTCGCTCTTCTCGAAGATCGGCTTCCAGGGACCGCCGGCCGGGGCGCGTTCCAGTTCGCGGCCGACCTTGAGGAATTTCGAGCGGGCGCCCGGGATCTCGTAGTTGACGCGCTTGCCGACGAGGCCGGTGGTGCGCGCCTTCTGGGCTGCGATCAGGTCGGCGGCGAGCGCGGCGAAGACGGGTTCTTCGGGAACGCCGCCCTGGGTCCAGCCCTTCATGGCGGCGACGGTCGCCGGCAGGGTCTCGGCCACCTCGGGATTGTCGATCGCCCGGTAGAGCATGAAGCCGAGAGGGATGCAGAAGCTGGCGACGATGAACAGGAGCAGCGGCGTGACCAGCGCGAGGGAGACCAGCCGGCTGCGGCGTTCCGCCCGGGCGAGGCTCGCCTTCAGCGAAAGGCCGTCCGGTCCGGTGCCGGCGGCAAGGGCAGGGGCGGTCGTTGAGCTCATTCCGGTCCTCGGTCGCCCGGCAGGGCGGGATGCGGATGGGGAGGCCGGCCCGGGCCGCGCCGATGGGCGGTCCGGGCCGAAGGATCCGTCAGATCGAAGCCGTCATCCGATCACTGGGCGAGCCAGGTGTTGAAGCGCTTGCGCAGTTCCTCGCCGTTGTCGCCCCAGAAGACCGGGTCGTTGGCGAGAGCGGTCTTGGCGTTTTCCGGCGCGGTCGGCAGATCCTTCAGGATGTCCGGCGCGATATGCGGCGTCGCGGCGGCGAGAGCCGGGCCGTAGGAGATGTACTTGGTCTGCTCGGCCTGCTGCTCGGGCGAGGAGGCGAACTGCAGGAACGCATAGGTCGCGTCGAGACTCTTCACGCCCTTCGGGATCGCCCACAGGTCCCAGTCCTGCAACTGGCCGTCCCAGACGATCTTGAAGTTGCGCTTGTCGGTCTTGTTGGCGCCGAAGATGCGGCCGTTCCAGGCGGTCGCCATCACCACCTCGCCGGAGGCGAGCAGCTGCGGCGGCTGCGCGCCGGCCTCCCACCAGACGACGTCCTTCTTGATGGTGTCGAGCTTCTTGAAGGCGCGATCGACGCCTTCCTTGGTCTTCAGCACCTCGTAGACCTTGTCGACCGGAACGCCGTCGGCCATCAGGGCGAATTCGAGATTGCCGAACGGGGTCTTCTGCAGGGCGCGCTTGCCCGGCCACTTCTTGGTGTCGAACAGGTCGCCGATGGTCTTCGGGCCGTCCTTGATCTTGTCAGCGTCATAGGCATAGATCGTCGAATAGATGATCGTCGGCACGGCGCATTCGAAGGTCGAGCCCTTCACGAACTTGTCCTTGCCGCCGAACTTGGAATAGTCGATCTGCAGCAGGATGCCTTCGTCGCAGCCCTGCTGCGCCGTGGCGGCATCGACGTCGATGGCGTCCCAGGTGGTCTTGCCGGATTCGACCATGGCGCGGATCTTGGAGATCTCGCCGTTATACTCTTCCTGAGTGATCTTGATCTTGGTCTTCGCCGTATAGGGCTTGAAGTAGGCCTCGTCCTGGCTCTTCTGGTAGGCTCCGCCCCAGGAGGTGATGGTCAGATCCTGGGCGAATGCCGAACCCGCGCCGAGGGTCAGCGCGGCCAGCGCCAGGGCGGCCGTACGGATGGTCGTCTTGGACATGAATTCAGTTCCCCTTTGAAGGCCCCGAAGGGCGCGCGCTGCATTTCGAGCCGGTTGAGGCCGGCATTCCCCGGAGCGGCACGGGCCCGCGCCCGTGCCGGATTCAACCGACGGCGTCGAGCGCCCGGCAATCGTCCGAGCGCCAGCCGATGCGGACCGGCGCGCCGACGGCGAGCGACGGCCGATCGTCGGAATTGTGCACCTTGACGACGAAGTCGCGGACGCCGCCGAAGGCGACGCGCACCCGCAGAT encodes:
- a CDS encoding ABC transporter permease — its product is MSSTTAPALAAGTGPDGLSLKASLARAERRSRLVSLALVTPLLLFIVASFCIPLGFMLYRAIDNPEVAETLPATVAAMKGWTQGGVPEEPVFAALAADLIAAQKARTTGLVGKRVNYEIPGARSKFLKVGRELERAPAGGPWKPIFEKSDPQWTDPVFWSALKRIGQPMTAFYLLSAVDLRLDQTGALTRQVPDQAIFLDVLFRTLWISLLVTVSTLVLGYPIAHLLASLPPRHANLLMLLVLLPFTTSILVRTTAWVVLLQTNGVLNDVMVWLGLLDERIQLIYNRFGTVLAMTHIQLPFTVLPIYSVMKGISPAHMRAARSLGAGPVYAFTRVYMPQTLPGVGAGCLLTFILSLGYYITPALVGGPLDQMISYFVALYTNRELNWGQASALGAVLLAVTMVFYAIFNRLVGIDKVKLG
- the speB gene encoding agmatinase, which gives rise to MSHGYEKGRLDLPFVGHCTFGKRPIVTDWDAIDADVAVLGIPYDMGTQYRSGARFGPRAIREASTLFSFGHGGAYDHEDDATYLPLDQVRIVDAGDADIVHTDTVRSHANAELAVRKILAAGALPVVLGGDHAINIPCIRAFSEHGPIHILQIDAHLDFVDVRHGVTEGHGNPMRRAAEQAHVTGLTQIGIRNVSSTAREGYEDARSRGSTILSVRQVRKAGRDAVLATIPAGARVYVTIDIDGFDPSIAPGTGTPSHGGFLYYEVMEILQALAASHAVVGIDLVEVAPAYDPSGITGFLAAQVLLNFLGYIFEAKRKAGA
- a CDS encoding NAD(P)/FAD-dependent oxidoreductase — encoded protein: MGPTIEAVETDHALPPETDVVVVGGGIIGASAALWLAEAGIPTVLCEKGVLAGEQSSRNWGWCRVTGRDPREVPLVDHAIRLWDGMDRRINGETGFRHSGICYSCETEAEVARREQWLNDCARPNGLDTRLLGKAEMAELFPGGRAYAGGLYSASDGRAEPQKAVPAIVASARRKGAIVREGCAVRGVETTAGRVSAVVTEHGTIRCKAVIYAAGAWTSLLARGAGIRLPQLKVRSSVLRTDPLDGLPETAMWAGDFAFRKRLDGGYTIADGHSSVAEITPDSFRFLVDFAPLALMEFRNYKLRLGARFFDEAATWKPAPLDRKSVFESVRILDPEPDRAALQRGLGRLTAAFPGFAKARIAQTWAGFIDATPDAVPVISPVDALPGLVIATGFSGHGFGIGPAAGQLAAELATGAPPIVDPVPYRFARFTDGSRARPIGGL
- a CDS encoding ABC transporter substrate-binding protein; translated protein: MSKTTIRTAALALAALTLGAGSAFAQDLTITSWGGAYQKSQDEAYFKPYTAKTKIKITQEEYNGEISKIRAMVESGKTTWDAIDVDAATAQQGCDEGILLQIDYSKFGGKDKFVKGSTFECAVPTIIYSTIYAYDADKIKDGPKTIGDLFDTKKWPGKRALQKTPFGNLEFALMADGVPVDKVYEVLKTKEGVDRAFKKLDTIKKDVVWWEAGAQPPQLLASGEVVMATAWNGRIFGANKTDKRNFKIVWDGQLQDWDLWAIPKGVKSLDATYAFLQFASSPEQQAEQTKYISYGPALAAATPHIAPDILKDLPTAPENAKTALANDPVFWGDNGEELRKRFNTWLAQ
- a CDS encoding ABC transporter permease yields the protein MALPSYASRGERLTHAAYLGFCVLVFIFLVTPILVIVPLSFSSEPWFTYPLPGLSLRWYEDFFGNERWVVAIKNSAIVGFASTLLATTLGTLAALGLSRGNLPYRGLIMSILISPMVVPVVITAVAMYFAYALVGLNNSYLGLILAHTALSTPFVVITVTATLTGFDRSLTRAAASLGAAPWTVFRIVTLPIIAPGVVSGALFAFVTSWDEVVVALFLASPEQRTLPRQMFSGIREQISPTITAAATFLIVFAALLMTTLELLRRRSERLARGR